CCAGAGCGAGCTGAACCGAGAAGGCAGGGCGCCGCCTCCTCCTGTCTCCGCCGGGGACTTCGGGCCACGCTTCGTCTTCGCTGCGCTGGGCACGTCCCCGAACGACCATGGACGTGCCTGGAGTGTTGACTGTGGGCTCACAAACAAGTTTCAGTGAGCAGGTGAATTCGCAAATCTGTGAATATTGAAGTTTCCTGCGTCAGCACAGCCTCCTCCACACCAGGACGGTCCCCTTGCTCTCAGTGTGGCTCTGGGTGAACAGGCCTTCCTACGTTTTCACCTCGTCCAACTGATCAGCCTTTCCTTTCTGGGGAGGGCCATTGTGTCCTGTTCAAGCACCTGCCTGCCCTGAGGTCATGGAAGTGCTCCTGGTTTCACATTTCTATCTCCTGAGGCTGCCTGGCCCGCCTTGGTGGTGTGGGTGAGGCAGGGTCCCATCACAGGGACCCGCAGCCTCTCTCTTCAAGAAAGAATGCAAGTCATCATAGAATTAGGTGCACATGTATTCAGAATGAGATAAGAAATcatcatcttttaaaagattgaCTAATAGCACGAACATTACAAAATCAAGGAAATACCACAATTCTTATTCATAACTGCATGGTACTCCACTAGGATGTGTTTTTCATCTACGTCTTTTATCGTCTCTTCTTATAAcaatttttcaacattactttccAGGGGAAAAGAGGAGAACTTAGTATCTCTAACAAGGTTGATTGAAAACAACGTCGTGACTACTATCTCTCACCAAAGTCCTCTCTTGACCACTCACTACTCAGAACTCCTATCCTGTTAGGACTGCTGTCAGGTTTGGAGAGAACGTTGACAAGTTGTTTCATTTATAAGCTGGGGAGGCTGGGATATTGCATTTTCTCGTGCTGTGACTCATCTCAAATGCCCTTACAGATCTCCTGAACCTTCTTCTGTCGCGTCCTTGTCACATCGGCTGTGAGGGGTTCTCCATTATCTTGTTGATGTCGGCATTTCCTGTTAAATCAGCAGAATGTTTAATCCCATTCCAAAAGTCCAGTGTGATTCACTCCTTCTGGCTAATTGCCATGGCAGTTCCTGGAAGCCGTTTTCTGTGCCAGGCTGTCTGGCATGAACTTCGCGAGGAAGTGACTGGGGACAACATGAATATAGTCCATTAAACCCCAGCTGGAGTTTCTACCACTCAGCTTCCCCTTGGCTCCGTCCTGAAAagggccccccacctccccagaacCACCCCAGCAAGAGGGGAAATGTGACAGGAGGAGTTTGAGGCAGTGTGGGAATTGCTGTGGTCCTAGTATCTTCCTTTAGCGAAGTTTACAAAAACATCTGACCATATGACCAAGGCCCCGCGGGAGCCTGTGCCATTGAGTGGACCTGCTGTGTCTGTCTTTGGCCAGGCTGCAGGGTCTGCTCCTCGGGCTCCACAGTCCTGATCTAAGAGAGCAGAGGCCCCTGCAGGGGCTCAAGGTGTGGGCAGGACGTGCTCCCTTCAGAGGCCTGCCGCTGGCCCTCTCGGTCTTCTGGAGCCGTGCTCTCGGCAGTTCTGTGCTCATGATCCCTTCCTCGATCATCAGAGCATAGCATCTTTACTCTAAAATGTGTAcccaggattttcttttaaagattttatttatttatttgagagagcaggaacacaagcagggggagaggcagagggagaagcagactccccgccgagcagggagcccgatgcggggctcgatcccaggaccccgggatcatgagctgagctgaaggcagacgcttcccCGACGgcgcccccccaggcgcccccacccccaggatttGTTTTACTCAGATATGGTAAGGTGACAGAAATGGAAACACCCACCTTTGGAAGGATAATTTATTACTTACATTTCCCAGGAGAAGGGGATACCCCGCACCATGTGGGGCCACGGGGGAAACACCGGTCGGAATCAGAACGGAGAAGCAGGAGCAAAGGGAATGTGGCCCAGAGCCTTTACTGGGGTTTCCACGGGAAGGAACGGGTGAGCAGCCGGCACAGGGAGTAAGTTTAGGATCGGGTACTTTGAAAAAATCGGGCAGGCCTAGGCTATAGTGGCGGTCCCTGGTTGTCCAGTGTCTGGCCTTGGGGTGATGTGCGGCAAGGGGGTGTTGGCTTGGCGTGTGAGAGCGTTGAAAGCTGGGTCGGGGGTGTGGGCTCTCTCCAGGAACTGTGTAGCCCTAGGAGGGGCACTCTCTCCAGGGCCAAGGCCCCAGATGCCAGAGCatcaagaatgaagaaaataagcaaatacaggCAGGGGAGAAAAAGTTGTTACCTGCCTAGAGATATAAGCCAGATTTTgtttaagagggaaaaaataagatcCTGCCCTAAGAGAAGACACAGGGTGAGGGGATGCTGCTGTGGTTGGAGCTGTCCCAGGGGAGGCTCCTGCTGGCCCTTCCCTCCCAGTTTCCTCCTATCAgacagaggcaggagggaaaagcctaaaaccagaaagaaataaaaaaagaaaacgggAGAAAATACAGGCCTGATTTTGCCTGTTCTTTCGCCTGGAAAAATTAGGAGCAACTAGTGGTAGATTACCACAACCCCATGATGTGGTGCCACCCATTAGAGGCCCCACACCTAGAACCCAAGATCATTAAAATTGTGTCCAACCAACTTGTAAATATTTTGCTCTTACTGGTGGGCTGAAATGTCCAGCTCTGCGCCTGTTCTGGCAGTCTATCCGCCGCAGCTACTTCCACACCTGGAAGGACACGGTGCACCTCTGCAGGCTGCCCGTGGGTGTGCCACAGCACCATCCCCCAGACGAGATCCTGACCCGGGCTCCTCTCTCCAAGACGGCGCCTTCCTCCAAGGGGCTTCCTGGGACACACTCACTAGGACACGGGGGTCCAACAGCTTTTAGTCCTGTTGGGTCCCACTGGCAACGCATTCCTCCTCAGGCCCCTGGCTGCCTGGGAGCCCCTTGGGACTTGGATTCTCAGAGCGGGCAGGTCGTGTGAACAGCACCACCAGCCACCGCGTGTGACCGAGCCCAGTGGAGTCCTACTGCCAGGATGTCCCCGAACATGGACAGGACCCAAGGCTAGCACTTTAGCCAAACTTCATGCAGGTGTCTGAGCGGTGGATGCTCTGGGCAATAATGGCTCATCCTCACACTGATGATGCACTGTCAGGCCATCGCCTAAAAACTGTCCCCTTCAGAGTAAAGAACGCTGGAAATCTCTTGCCTCACAGATGCcagaaatataacttaaaatcacACATGTCTCTGGATACACTAAGGCCACAATACGAGTCCCGACTAAGACAGCCTTACCCTTTGGAGTTACAAACGTTACTAACAGTAGCCAAGACACATGTCACTTGAAACCACCATGTCCCCGACACGTTCCACGACCGTTTCTCTGAGGGACATACTGGTCTTCTTGAACAATTCCTCTTCATATCCCAGTCCAATAAATGGGCCCCTAGTTGAGTCTCCATCCTGCCCTAGGCTTTACGCTCCCTTAATTGAGGGCCCTTTGCCCAACTCTCACCTCACACCAACCTGAAAAGCTTTCCCACGGTCCTTCCCTGTACTGAAGGGGAGATGTGCTCAGCCTCTGTGTAATGGAGACTGACTGGTCATGAGGCCCTTTGCTGATGTCTCCCTACCCCTTGTGTCCCTGTGTGGCCCCGGACCGAGTGCCGGGCCTCCTGTTTCCTGGGATCGGTTGAGTATGAACTTCTTCCTGCACGGCAACCATTTTCCTGTATGTGTGTCTCACCATAACTGGTTAAAACAAATCCTGAGTACACGTTTTGGAACAGTctccagatctctctctcttctgaggTCTTTACGTGGCCACTCCCGTGTcaagtctccctctgcctccccctcacgAGGATGCCGTGATGACATATAGGGCCCATTCAGATCATCCGGGATTATCTCCCCTCTCAAGACCCTTcacttaatcacacctgcaagtCTCTTCAGCACAGAAGGTCACGCTCAGAGGTCCTGGGCTTAGGACCACGGACACCACTGTGGCCAGCCAATCAGTGTGCATTTATTCCACTCACAACTTCTGTGTTAACTGTCACACATTTCGATTCTCTGGTGTATTTAAGCCCCCAGAATacattacaatattttttttttatatatcactCTTCATTAGATTCGTGTACAACATAGTCTTCTGTACCTCTGGGCTGTGTGGGACCATTCTGCGTGGAGGTACCAGTTACCATCTCCTTGGTGAGGGCCAATGGGGACCAAAGTCCCCAGAGTCCAGTTCTCCGCAAAGTCCTCATCTGACCTTCTCTTTGGAAGGAAAATTCTTGCTGGATTCAGAATTCTAACTTACCGGTTGTGTACTTCCAGGACtttgaagttttcatttcacTGTGTATTGGTTTCAATTGCTTCTGTTGAAAAGTCAGTGAGCTTTGAAGATACTCTGTGGGTCTTTGGTTCCAGCCCTTCACCACGATGTGCTTGGGTTCGGCTTTCTTCATGCCTTTCTTCGTGGGCTTCGCGGCACTGCTTGATTCTGTGGCTGGGTATCTTCCAACACTTCTAGAAAATCGCCCGCCCTTATCTCTGCAAATCCTGTTTCTGTCACCAGCCTGGGGGACTGACTGGTCCGTTGGCGGCCTCCAGGGACGGGGTTGTGCTGTTTCAGGCAGGAGGGTGCAGGCACGAGACTTTTCACAGGGTGGCGAAACGTCTGATTGTGGAAGACGCGGTGCTGGACGACTTGCCTGGCGTGTGTACAACGTGAAGTGTAAACCCAGGCCAGGCCACCCAGCTGTCTGTCAGCAAGGTCCGCTCGCCTTCTCCAAGCCAGCTTGTGCCCCGACCACACCGGCTCCTTGTCGCTTCGCCTTGCCAAGCCCACACCCCAGCGGCTCACCTATGACTccgctccttccctcccacccctgcatcCAAGCCGCCTGCGGTCCTAGCGCTCATCCTCCAAATGTGTCCCACATCCGACCACCTGTGCCCACGTCCAGCCATCGCAGGTCGGAGCCATCAAGTAGCCGCCTGACCCGTACATTAGGCGACTCCCCGGCCTCCGGGGCGATCCTCCGAAGCATGAAGCCGCAACGGCTCACTCTCGGGCCCCGGGACAGCGGAGCGCTCTTACAGGAGGCGTCCGAGCACAGCCGGTGAGCAGGGCTGGCGGGTACCGCCGTCCAGCGGGGGAGGACCGAGCCAGGAAGGGGCAGCGGTCCAGGACTCCCCAGTCTGGAGCCCGGCGGCAGGGGGGCGGGGAACCCCCAATCCCCGCCCACTCACCGGCCCGCCCCTCCCGGGTTCCGAGAACCCACCCAGACCCGGCCCCGCCCCGCAGCGGCGGTCACGTGGCGTGCGACCCGGAGGCGGAACCGGCGGCGCAGACCTGGGCTCCCGGAGCGCAGAGGAGCCGCCGGGCCTGCGGGGATCGTGCGCCCGCGCCCCCCCGCGCTCAGCCATGCAGCCCCCGGGCTCCCGCACCCCGCTGCTCGCGCTGCTGGCCGCGCTGCTGGCCGCGCCCCGGGCTCTGGCAGAGGCCCCGCACCTAGTCCTCGTGGACGCGGCGCGTGCGCTGCGGCCCCTGCGGCCCTTCTGGAGGAGCACCGGCTTCTGGTGAGCGCTGCACGCGGGGAAACGGAGGCCCGAGAGGCCCATCTCCCCTCCATCCCGCCGCGCGCTCCTCCCGAACCCGGGACGCGCTCCTGGACCCCCTGGTTGCATTGGAGAGACCCCTGGGCTCCCGCGCCCACCGCTCGGGCGCTCTGATGTGAGGAAGGCTGCCCAAGTCCTCACCCTTCCCTGGCTGGTTTACTCCTTCCTCTCGGGGTCCGCCTTCAGTCAGACTGGGGGTTTTCTTTGTCGGCCGGCTCCAGGCGGTGTTTTGGGTGCCCCGAGGGGTTTTCTGAGTGGGTGCCCGGTGTGGTGGAGACCTGCGGACAGGCCCTGAGTTTGCGCGGTGGCCACCTGGGGCCGTCCAGGCGGTCACCTGGAGCAGCGGCCCAGGACCCTCCCAAGGGGGCGGCCACAGTGATGTCAGACAGCCCTGTCATGGGACCTATCTCCCAACCCCCCTGTGTCTCTGACCCCCCCTCCCGTGGCTCCGACCCCGCCCCCCTCGTGTCTCCAACCCCCTCTGTGGCCTGCTTCTGGCTGAGATCACCTGGCtgaaggggaaggagcagggtaTTGGGATGGGGTCCTCTCTTCTCAGGGTGCCCCTGATTTCCATAAACGTGAGACAGAATAACATTCCTGACGTTGGGGGTCATTTTATTACATCAGGGACGGTAACATTCATTGGCAGGTACTCCCCACTCCAGCTGCTGGAGGTGGGTGTCCTGGGCAATCCCAGGCCCTGTCCACGGGGACTCATGCCCCTTGTTCTTTCCCCAGCCCCCCACTGCCTCACAGCCAGGCTGACCAGTACGACCTCAGCTGGGACCAGCAGCTCAACCTGGCCTATGTGGGCGCTGTCCCTCACGGTGGCATTGAGCAGGTCCGGACCCACTGGCTGCTGGAGCTCGTCACAGCCAGGTAAGTGATGGGGCAGCCGGCAGAGCCCCCTTTATGGAGAGCAGGACCGAGGCTAAGGGGAGAACTGTGTTGGGGTGTGCAGGACCGGGCAGTGTGAGGGCCGTGGCGGGGGCAGAAGAGAGGAATCCTGCTCTGAGGAGCTGTTGCCCTCGCACTTCCCAGCAGAgtgtcctgtgtggggctctggtGGGTGCTGGGCAGCCCCTGCACTGGGCACAGCTGACATCCCGCTGGATATCACTTAGAGGCACAGGGGCAGGTTGGTGTCCCACTGCGCCAGCTTTGTGGCTGAACCAGCACCAGCAAGTGTGCACCCACATACCTCATGTGATGTGCATGTGGGTCAGGCTTTGCAGGAACGCTGCCCAAGGGCTGGGCTGAAGTTGCGTCGGTCCCACCCCACTTCGGCCCTGCAACGCTCCGCCCAGCCAAGGCGTGGGACAAAGGAACACTTGGGTGTGTGTTTGGAAGACTTCAGAGACACGGAGGTCCTCAGGCCCCCGGCCAGAGCTGCCCCCTCTCACCAGTGGGCCCAGGACTGGGCAGGCCAAGGGACCAGTATCCTGTGGGCATCGTGGAGGCATCCTGATTGCCTTGGGCCCTTGTTCAAATAGGAGGTGACACCTGGTGTCAAATCGACCCTGCAGGACCACGGACGCACAGCACGCGGGCCCAGGGTGTCTCCGTGGCAGTTTGTTTCAAAGGTGCCGCTCTTGGATGTTCAAGTGTCTGGGGCTTCTGTGTGCTCCCTGGTTCCTCCAGGGTGGAGGGGCCCAGTGCCATTCTTGGAGGGGTGTGGTGAGTGGTCGGTGACCGGCTGTGGGAGCGTATCTGCTGAGGGCTCCTGGGACGCTGCTAGAGGGCAGAGTCCGTGGCTGCCAGCGCCCTGCGGCGGGCTCGGGCCTCCTGCACGGCGCTGTGCACGCTGTGGAAGAGCTGCCCCTCATCAGCCGCGTCCCCCTGGTCCTCCCCAAGGAAGCCACCTCTCCTCAGGGTGTCCCTCACCGAGGGGCTGCAGCAGGCCAGGAGCAGGGTGATGCCCAGGGCCCCGTAATCTCGGCGCAGGTCCTGCAGCGTGGCCACACCGGCTGCATCCAGGAATAGCATTGGGGCACAGTCGATGACCACAGCATGGAAGCTGGCTGCCGTGGTCACCAGTGCAGCCGTGCTGGTCACTGGGCCCAGGTCCACGCCCTCAACAGGGTCTCGCTCACTGGCCCTCGCCTCCAGGGCCCGCTCCTTCTTCCTGGTGGCCACGTGCCCTGCATCCAGCCCCGTGAGGCTGCAGAGTGACCGCAGGAAGAAATCCTTGTTGGCGTAGTAGAGCGGCCCTGCAAAGCGGAATATCTGCACCCCAGGCTCAGGGACCAGGCCCTCAAACTCCGCAGTGTCCTCGTAGAAGCCAGAGTCCCCGATCTGAGCAAGCAGGGCAGCCCGCGGGCGCTGGGTGCGGCCAGCCAGGCTGAGCAGAGACAGGAGGATGCCGGCCAGCAGCCCCACCTCTACACTGACCAGCGCACAGGTGGCTGCCGTGGCCACCCACACCAGCGCATCAGCAGGGCTGAGCCGCCACAGCTTTGGAACATCCCTCACCTTGCGCAGGGCGCCCCGCAGGCTGACCACAATGACGCAGGCCAGCACGCACCGCTGCAGGTCCCGGAACAGTGGCGCCAGGGCCAGCAGTACCAGCAGCACCACGGCGGCGCTGACCACGCTGGACAGCTGCGTGCGGCAGCCGGTGGCCGTCTTCACGAGGCTCTTGGACAGGGCGGCGCTGGTGACATAACAGTGGAAAAAGGCAGGCAGCACATTGCAGCAGCCCACGGCCAGCAGCTCCTGGTTGGCCCTCACGGAGTAGCCGTGGCTCCGGGCAAACATCTCAGccagagagatggagaaggcAGAGCCCACGAGGGCCAGGGGCACAGCGTCCAGCACCACACGCCACATCAGCCCAGGGTCTGGCACCCGGGGGGCCACGAAACCAGTGGGGATGTCACCGGCCACGCTGGAGCCAAAGCGTTCGTGGAGCTGGCTGAAGTGGGACACCAGCGTGGCCGCCACAATGACCAGTAGCTCCGTGGGCAGTGGCACCTTTAGGCGGTGCCGGCAGCGGTCTGAGAGCTCCTTAGAGGCCAACAGCACAGCCAGGCACGTGGCACTGGTGACCACGTCGCAGAGGTTGGCCTGCCCAGCACTGCGCAGCAGGCTCAGCCACGTGCTGACCACCATGCCCGGCCCTTGGTGCCGTGGGATCTGCACGCCCAGCAGGTGCCTCAGCTGGGAGGTCAGGATGGTCACCGAGGCCCCCATGGCAAAGCCATCGAGCAGCGGCTGGGAGAGGTAGGTGGACACGAAGCCCAGCCGGAGGATGCCCATGAGGACCTGTGGACAGAGTGTGGTCAGGGCAACGGGCTGCCTGGTGCAGCAGAGGGGGTGGCCACAGCACAGAGCTCAATACCCTTATTTCCCGAGTGGACTCTGGAGTGCCtgcacacacgtgtgcgcacacaGGCACAGCGGATGCTGGAGGTGCGCACGTGGCCTCCTATGCTCATTTCTGGTCCTTTCACGCATGCCGGCTCTGGGCATCGGAAAGCAGCTCCCTTCTGTCCTGCGAGGGGCACTGCCCCCCACCCGGGAGACCCGGGGCCCTTGGGAGGGTGTGACATTGGGGTGGACAGGACAGGCCTGGTCCGGGAGACCCCTGGGTGTGGGGACGCTGCAGGAAGGGAGGCAGCCTCTCGGGATCCCCCCCTGGACGGGACACCCAGGGGAGCTGCGTGGGCCCGTCAGGCGTGTCTGGAGCTGAGGCCCCACTCCAGCCAACTATTGCTGTCCAGGCCACAGCTGGCTGGGCGGGGCCCCTGTTCCTGGGCACCCTCAGGCCCTCGGGGGCCCCCATCCTGGGTTGCCGTCCCGTGCCCACCTCTGCCTCAGCCTGCTCTGTGCTGCCGTTGCCGGTTAAACCCGCCGTTCTCTGAGGCCCTGAGCCCACACTGCCCTGGGCCCGGCCCTTCTGAGTGGGCGGTGAGCACCCGAGGGGCCTGCGCCTCGCTTGGCACAAGCCCAGCCGGTAGGCCCCTCACCTGGTAAATGCCGGCTACCAGTGTGAGGGCAGCGGCAACGCGGATGGCATAGCAGTCCTGCTCGCAGTCCTGCGGACCGGGCCCCCCGGCAGCGGCTGAGGCGTTGACCCTGCTGCCGTTGTCCCCGGGCCCAGCGCCGTCCTGGGCGGGGCCAAAGCCGGCCAGCAGGAGCTCGCGGTCCACCACCTGGCCCACCATGAGGCAGAGCAGGCTGAAGATCCCCACGGACACGTGGTGCGAGGTGCCCATGAGGAAGTAGATGAGGTTCGCGAAGAAGGACGTGTACAGACTGTAGATGGGCTGTAGTCCCGCCAGCAGTGAGTAGGCGATGGCCTGTGGCACCAGGATGATGCCGATGACCAGCCCGGACATGACGTCACCTGCCAGGGCCTCCCGTGGGCGGTACCGGCGCAGCCAGCGTGTGGCGGGGAGCAGGTCCTGCACCAGCGTCCAGGCCCTCTGCGGGCTGCACGCGCACCTCCACCACAGCCTGGCTTTGAGCATCTCACGCAGGCCCAGGGGCGCTGGGGACCGCCGGCGGACCAGCAccggccccccgccccgctgCACGCACTCAGGGGACACCTCCATCCGGCCCGCCACGCTTCTGGGGGAAACTTGCAACGGAGGCGGGCGTCAGCGCCGAGGTCAGAGGGCCGCACAGAGACCCAGACCTATGTGTGGCTGAACCCCGCTCCGCTGCTCCCTGTCCACCTCCCCATGCGGGCACAGGCCCCTCCACCACCCATCCCAACCACCACGGTCCCCTCTGGCACCCCTAAGTCAGCTCTGTACCATGGGCTTGGAGCACGAGGGCCTCCCGATGCCCCCTGTTGAACCTTGGAGGGCTGCTCAGACGGCAGCACTGACCACTCCCTGCTCCTTGTGGCAGAATTCCTGGGACGTGCTTTGGGAGGGTGATCTCTGGGGGCCAGCTGGGAGGGAAGTTGGGGTGACTGGCATCTGTCCTCTGCCCGGTCCCCCGGGATTGTGGGGTACCCTTTCCCAGGTGTGTGATCACACTCCTGAGGCAGGTCGGGGTCTCAGACCACACAGGTGCACCGTGGAACACAACTGCCCCTTGTGTCCCGAGGGCAGCTGGCCTTCTCTTGCCTTGTCACCCCAGGCCCAGGACATAGGGCCTGGGGTCTCCCCGGGCTGTGGAGGATGGCATGTGTGTGTCGGGGGGCAGGCAGGCACAACCCTCATGAGCTCCAGGGGGACGTTGAGCTGTGCTTCCTTCCTGGGACGACCTCGGCACACAGGGGTCCCCCCGAGCCCCCAGAGTCCAGGTGCGTAGAGTGAGGACTGTTTAAGTGGCATCTGCCTTGTGCCGGAGGGTCCACGAAGGAGACCCTAGAAccgccctgccctccccttcaCCCAGGGAGCTGGCCTCTCCTGTCGCCTTGGGGATTTCACGGTCCTGCTGCAGGGCTCCGAGATGATCTTACCTGAGGGGGCCTCTCACAGGCTTGGAGGACCGGAGGGTAGCGAGGGAGCTGGCCTGTCAGCCTGTTGGGGCCAGAGTCTGCCGGCCAGCTGGACCTCCAGAGCCCTCTGGCTTTTGTTGGCGGGTGGGGGAGTGTGGGCGGCAGGCTTCTGGCTCAGAgctggagccaggagccaggccaCGGCAGAACTGGCGCCCACCGCGGGCAGTGCTCCGTGGTGACCATCTGACTGCTTGGCCAGCTGGGATTGCAGTTAaattatttaccccaaagattgcTGAGTCATGGGTTTCCCCCAGACCAGTGTTACCTGAGCGGCTAATCCAGGGAGTTGTACTGTAATCAGAGGCTCACAAACAATTGTGTGGGCCTCTTGATAAGCTCCCAGCCTCCCAGTGGGGCCCCAGGTGTGGGACAGGGTGGGCAAGGGCACCCAGTGGCTGGAGCAGGATGCTTGGATTCTGGGGTCCCTGGGGAGGCGGAGGGCCCGGGAGCCCAGCCAGTCCTGGGACagggcacaggcagaggggaCCCTTCAGCTTGGGGGCCTCTTGCTGTGGTCCCCACAACTAACCCAGGGTcggtgctgggggtggggctggtcTCTTCATCCTATCCCTGGTCACCCTCCCTGTTGTGCCGTGAGACAGGCCTGGTCCACGCTGGAGCACCGGCCTGAGTGGCACTGGGCCACTGTATGCTTGGCGTCTGTTGTGTGTCCTTGTGTGGAAAGCAGGTGTGAGGCTGCcgctaagtgtgtgtgtgtgtgcacgcgtgtggaTTGTTGAGGGCAGGAGGGCCAGCAGGCATCGCGATATGCTACCAGCCAGGTGCACCCTTCttgctgtggggggtgggggtctgaCCACCTGCGTGACTGGCAGGTGCCCGGCGTGGGCAAGGACTGGCTTGAAGGCACATGATGGCTGTAGATGACTAACCACGTGACCCACCAATGATACAGTGACTATTCTGACCCCCCACCTTTACACTGAGTAACAGGTGAACTTCTGTCACTGGGATCTTGAAGGGTTATGTGTGGAAAGGGGCCCGTCCCGCCGTAGCCCCATAGCCCCTATTGCTCTCCTGTCCCCCCAGGACACAGCCTAGGGTTTTCCCtccactgaccccccccccccccgagtccAGCCCAGGACCCACTTGGCCCCCGGTGGGAGCTGTTTGCCCGGATCAGGAGCTTCAGGCCCCTCCCTGGGGCAGATCAGGTGCAGCACGGGGTGCAGAGGGGAGGGTAGCTATTGGGGGGGTATATAGGTTTATCTCCTACCCCAGCCACTGGCAAAAGGGCACCCAGAACTGCCTGGGTGACCTCAGCGCCCTTGGGGCTTTGTGACACAGAGGACTCCTTGGTGCCCAGAGCAGCGGTGGCCAGGGGGCAGATACACACGTGTGCTGGTGCTGGGCCTCGGGGCCTGGGTGCTGGTGTAGGAGAGGGGGTTCCTCGGGGTGGGGACCTAGTGTGGGAAGGGGCCCTTCCTCTGAGTTcggaaggggaggggcagcggtttctggaggctctgggcagGAAAGCACCTGGGTGGGGTGAGATTCGAGGCAGATGGAGATATTCAGGGAGGGGCTAATTGGGCCTACCCGCAGCCCCTATCCTGTCAGATGCAGCACGGGGGCCGGCTTTGGCTCCCTTGCCAGCAGGGATTGGGCCTCATACTCTGCCCAGGCTGGGTGTCTAAACCAGGTGAAGGAGTAACAGTTGAGGTCACGTCTGACCGTTGGGAGAATTGCAGGGCACCCCGGCCCCTGCCATGCCCCTCCCCGGCTTCTCTGCATTGAGGCTGGCGATCGGGCACCTGTGGTCTCGCTCCCGCACACGGGTATCTAGCC
The sequence above is a segment of the Zalophus californianus isolate mZalCal1 chromosome 2, mZalCal1.pri.v2, whole genome shotgun sequence genome. Coding sequences within it:
- the SLC26A1 gene encoding sulfate anion transporter 1 isoform X1, with protein sequence MEVSPECVQRGGGPVLVRRRSPAPLGLREMLKARLWWRCACSPQRAWTLVQDLLPATRWLRRYRPREALAGDVMSGLVIGIILVPQAIAYSLLAGLQPIYSLYTSFFANLIYFLMGTSHHVSVGIFSLLCLMVGQVVDRELLLAGFGPAQDGAGPGDNGSRVNASAAAGGPGPQDCEQDCYAIRVAAALTLVAGIYQVLMGILRLGFVSTYLSQPLLDGFAMGASVTILTSQLRHLLGVQIPRHQGPGMVVSTWLSLLRSAGQANLCDVVTSATCLAVLLASKELSDRCRHRLKVPLPTELLVIVAATLVSHFSQLHERFGSSVAGDIPTGFVAPRVPDPGLMWRVVLDAVPLALVGSAFSISLAEMFARSHGYSVRANQELLAVGCCNVLPAFFHCYVTSAALSKSLVKTATGCRTQLSSVVSAAVVLLVLLALAPLFRDLQRCVLACVIVVSLRGALRKVRDVPKLWRLSPADALVWVATAATCALVSVEVGLLAGILLSLLSLAGRTQRPRAALLAQIGDSGFYEDTAEFEGLVPEPGVQIFRFAGPLYYANKDFFLRSLCSLTGLDAGHVATRKKERALEARASERDPVEGVDLGPVTSTAALVTTAASFHAVVIDCAPMLFLDAAGVATLQDLRRDYGALGITLLLACCSPSVRDTLRRGGFLGEDQGDAADEGQLFHSVHSAVQEARARRRALAATDSAL
- the SLC26A1 gene encoding sulfate anion transporter 1 isoform X2, with product MGTSHHVSVGIFSLLCLMVGQVVDRELLLAGFGPAQDGAGPGDNGSRVNASAAAGGPGPQDCEQDCYAIRVAAALTLVAGIYQVLMGILRLGFVSTYLSQPLLDGFAMGASVTILTSQLRHLLGVQIPRHQGPGMVVSTWLSLLRSAGQANLCDVVTSATCLAVLLASKELSDRCRHRLKVPLPTELLVIVAATLVSHFSQLHERFGSSVAGDIPTGFVAPRVPDPGLMWRVVLDAVPLALVGSAFSISLAEMFARSHGYSVRANQELLAVGCCNVLPAFFHCYVTSAALSKSLVKTATGCRTQLSSVVSAAVVLLVLLALAPLFRDLQRCVLACVIVVSLRGALRKVRDVPKLWRLSPADALVWVATAATCALVSVEVGLLAGILLSLLSLAGRTQRPRAALLAQIGDSGFYEDTAEFEGLVPEPGVQIFRFAGPLYYANKDFFLRSLCSLTGLDAGHVATRKKERALEARASERDPVEGVDLGPVTSTAALVTTAASFHAVVIDCAPMLFLDAAGVATLQDLRRDYGALGITLLLACCSPSVRDTLRRGGFLGEDQGDAADEGQLFHSVHSAVQEARARRRALAATDSAL